Proteins co-encoded in one Papaver somniferum cultivar HN1 chromosome 5, ASM357369v1, whole genome shotgun sequence genomic window:
- the LOC113279300 gene encoding uncharacterized protein LOC113279300: protein MEKLNLALLTKLAWRVCTKEGQLWVQIFGSKYFKYENILHQNIEAKNCSYMWNGITKGLKIIQDNYFMEINNGRKTRIWKDRWVPSLNHPPIPMYDMHRFYETVDELIISDSATWNIPLLDSLFDTITSKKIQDIFIDNSKEDIMIWTPAKDGKFTVKSAYNHLARSTNDTQVNGSLVQPEVWKALWSCSVAHRIKLFSWKCLHECHPTRYKLAVHNPDMETQCGICGREEETIEHLLFDCRHARAVWRNVNIDIDAVKTNCGSLSDWVLSWFNGCNSALNEQLLFTCMIGACIIWKDRCEKIFQGVNLNPISSAHRIQYHLSSHLHENLNSSPYCVDDNKSNWCSPVQGIAKFNVDTSFDHNTNQNGTGVVLRDYTGNCDGIRGSFNYGVLNPEQGECLAAREALSWAKEMKLDDIQIEADAQVVIKAITEDPWLVHWENKNLITEIKHPSSFFNSCNFTFVGREDNQVDKSIAKNVRALVVDTHKFDNFGKDICDLLAQDQNNISG, encoded by the coding sequence ATGGAAAAATTAAATCTTGCTTTACTCACAAAGCTTGCTTGGAGGGTATGTACTAAAGAGGGTCAACTTTGGGTACAGATATTTGGGAGTAAATACTTCAAATACGAGAATATTCTTCATCAAAATATTGAAGCTAAGAACTGCTCATATATGTGGAATGGCATCACCAAAGGTCTGAAGATCATCCAAGATAATTATTTCATGGAAATTAATAATGGCAGGAAAACCAGAATCTGGAAGGACAGGTGGGTTCCAAGTTTGAATCATCCACCCATCCCAATGTATGATATGCACAGGTTCTATGAGACTGTGGATGAACTAATCATCTCAGATTCAGCAACATGGAATATACCTCTCCTAGATAGCTTGTTTGATACCATTACTTCCAAGAAAATTCAGGACATCTTCATTGACAACTCAAAAGAAGATATAATGATTTGGACTCCAGCAAAAGATGGTAAATTCACAGTTAAGAGTGCTTACAACCACCTCGCCAGAAGTACCAATGATACTCAAGTTAATGGTTCTCTTGTCCAGCCTGAAGTTTGGAAAGCCTTGTGGAGTTGCAGTGTTGCTCACAGAATTAAGCTTTTCTCGTGGAAATGCCTTCATGAATGCCATCCAACTAGATATAAACTTGCAGTACATAACCCTGATATGGAAACCCAATGTGGAATCTGTGGAAGAGAAGAGGAGACAATAGAACATTTACTTTTTGATTGTAGACATGCCAGGGCTGTCTGGAGGAACGTTAATATAGATATTGATGCAGTCAAAACTAATTGTGGCAGTCTTTCCGATTGGGTATTAAGCTGGTTTAATGGATGTAACTCAGCTCTGAATGAACAATTGTTATTCACATGTATGATTGGCGCCTGCATCATATGGAAAGATAGATGTGAAAAGATTTTTCAGGGAGTTAATCTAAACCCTATTTCCTCAGCTCACAGGATTCAATACCATTTAAGTTCTCATTTGCATGAAAATTTAAATAGTAGTCCGTACTGCGTTGATGATAATAAGTCTAATTGGTGCTCTCCTGTACAAGGCATAGCTAAATTTAATGTTGACACTTCCTTTGATCACAATACTAACCAGAATGGTACTGGTGTTGTTCTTCGTGACTATACAGGTAACTGCGACGGGATCAGAGGGAGTTTCAATTATGGAGTCCTAAATCCAGAGCAAGGAGAGTGTCTAGCGGCTCGTGAAGCGCTATCGTGGGCTAAAGAAATGAAGCTAGACGATATTCAAATTGAAGCTGACGCTCAAGTGGTGATAAAAGCTATTACTGAGGATCCATGGCTAGTGCATTGGGAAAACAAAAACTTAATCACAGAAATAAAGCATCCGAGTTCTTTTTTTAATTCCTGCAACTTTACCTTTGTTGGGAGAGAGGATAATCAAGTTGATAAATCTATCGCCAAAAATGTTAGAGCTTTAGTAGTTGATACGCATAAGTTTGATAATTTTGGGAAAGACATTTGTGATCTTTTAGCCCAAGATCAAAACAATATTTCTGGTTAA
- the LOC113282192 gene encoding ribosomal RNA small subunit methyltransferase-like gives MAGGKMRKEKPSRAAGSNKQYQGGISFHKSKGQHILKNPLLVDTIVQKSGIKSTDIILEIGPGTGNLTKKLLEAGKSVIAVELDPRMVLELTRRFQGTPFSNRLRVIQGDVLKVDLPYLDICVANIPYQISSPLTFKLLAHRPVFRCAVIMFQREFAMRLVAQPGDNLYCRLSVNTQLLSRISHLLKVGKNNFRPPPKVDSSVVRIEPRKPLPPVNFKEWDGLIRLCFNRKNKTLGSVFRQKSVLSLLEKNYKTLQALKGSSEDMAGEMDVSALGDTSEDMSMEIDDGKDDEMEVEEDDEAGGDGSDFKAKIIGILKQGDFEEKRSSKLTQVDFLYLLSLFNKAGIHFS, from the exons ATGGCGGGAGGCAAAATGAGGAAAGAAAAACCGTCAAGAGCTGCAGGATCAAATAAACAATACCAAGGTGGAATATCATTTCACAAATCAAAAGGACAACATATATTGAAGAATCCATTGTTAGTTGATACTATAGTTCAGAAATCAGGAATCAAAAGTACTGATATTATTCTTGAAATTGGTCCTGGTACTGGAAATCTTACAAAGAAATTACTTGAAGCGGGTAAATCTGTTATTGCTGTTGAATTAGATCCTCGGATGGTTCTTGAATTAACACGTCGGTTTCAAGGAACTCCCTTTTCCAATC GTTTACGGGTTATACAAGGAGATGTGCTTAAGGTTGATTTGCCGTACTTGGATATTTGTGTTGCCAACATTCCTTATCAAATCTCTTCTCCTCTCACCTTTAAGTTACTCGCACATAGACCTGTTTTTAGGTGTGCTGTTATAATGTTTCAGAGAGAATTTGCCATGAGATTGGTAGCCCAGCCAGGTGACAATCTCTATTGTCGCCTTTCAGTTAACACTCAACTCTTATCCCGTATCTCCCATCTCCTCAAAGTAGGGAAAAACAATTTTCGGCCTCCCCCTAAAGTCGACTCTTCTGTGGTCAGAATTGAACCTAGAAAACCACTTCCTCCTGTAAATTTCAAGGAGTGGGATGGGTTAATCCGCCTTTGTTTTAACCGCAAGAATAAGACTCTGGGCTCAGTTTTCAGGCAGAAATCAGTACTCTCGTTGCTGGAGAAGAACTACAAAACACTCCAAGCACTGAAAGGATCATCTGAAGACATGGCAGGGGAAATGGAtgtttcagcattaggtgatactAGTGAAGATATGAGCATGGAAATTGACGATGGAAAAGATGATGAAATGGAGGTTGAAGAGGATGACGAGGCAGGGGGAGATGGATCTGATTTTAAGGCTAAAATTATTGGGATACTTAAGCAAGGAGATTTTGAGGAGAAGAGGTCTTCAAAGCTCACACAAGTGGATTTTTTGTACCTTCTTTCTTTGTTCAACAAAGCAGGCATTCACTTCTCTTAA